Proteins co-encoded in one Terriglobia bacterium genomic window:
- a CDS encoding isoprenyl transferase, which translates to MSAGGTIADDTSCVRSSHSRSTLEVSVPSGLDGAETEVFRRLDPRRLPKHIAIIMDGNGRWARQRHLPRIAGHRAGVDSVRSTVETAARVGIESLTLYAFSTENWQRRPRTEVSFLMRLLRQYLKQELPTLRKNNVRLDYIGRQHELPVEVQERMDWARELTSRNTGLRLTLALNYSARRELVDAFQAIARAAAQNGGLAHLNLSEELVAQHLYTRDLPELDLVIRTSGEMRLSNFLLWQVAYAEIYVTHTLWPEFRGVHLLEAIAEYQKRERRYGGLGNGDHHAAVAGNGSHPGK; encoded by the coding sequence ATGTCGGCAGGCGGTACAATTGCCGATGACACTTCTTGTGTCAGGTCTTCTCATTCGAGGTCCACCTTGGAAGTAAGTGTGCCCTCCGGGCTTGACGGGGCGGAAACAGAGGTTTTTCGCCGGTTGGACCCGCGGCGGCTGCCGAAGCATATCGCCATCATCATGGACGGCAACGGACGCTGGGCGCGCCAGCGCCATCTGCCGCGGATTGCCGGACATCGCGCCGGCGTGGATTCGGTGCGCTCCACCGTCGAGACCGCGGCGCGCGTCGGCATCGAGTCACTGACCCTGTATGCCTTTTCCACGGAAAACTGGCAGCGGCGGCCACGCACCGAGGTCAGCTTCCTCATGCGCCTGCTGCGCCAGTACCTGAAGCAGGAGCTGCCCACGCTGCGGAAGAACAACGTCCGGCTGGACTACATCGGACGCCAGCACGAGTTGCCAGTGGAAGTGCAGGAGCGGATGGACTGGGCGCGCGAACTGACCTCGCGCAACACCGGCCTGCGCTTGACGCTGGCGCTGAACTACAGCGCCCGGCGGGAGCTGGTGGATGCGTTCCAGGCGATCGCGCGCGCGGCGGCGCAGAACGGCGGCTTGGCGCACCTGAACCTAAGCGAAGAACTGGTAGCGCAGCATCTCTACACGCGCGACCTGCCCGAGCTCGACCTGGTGATCCGGACCAGCGGCGAGATGCGGCTGAGCAACTTCCTGTTGTGGCAGGTGGCGTACGCGGAGATTTACGTGACCCATACGCTGTGGCCGGAATTTCGCGGCGTGCACCTGCTGGAAGCCATCGCGGAATACCAGAAACGCGAACGGCGTTACGGCGGGCTGGGCAACGGCGATCATCACGCCGCCGTTGCGGGTAACGGGAGCCATCCCGGTAAATGA
- a CDS encoding phosphatidate cytidylyltransferase gives MKRVATAAVLIPIVLLLVLRAPLPLLAAVVAVVAMLALREFVGLVRHYNVEPSRVPLYVLTLVGFAALAAQTGSNYLIATSQMLFGITLAVVAVAFFFLALAMRRDPLSTGFPAAAASAFGFVYVTVPLAMLVQLRQQGSGAFLILYVLIVVWIGDTVAYYTGRALGRHKLAPRISPGKTWEGTLGSLVGAIVCGTLVFAYSRQISSGLISVGLLTPGQAYLPPQIPPLWQFGALSAGINVAAQIGDLAESLIKRGAGVKDSGSILPGHGGILDRIDALLFAAPVIWYYAAFRVLS, from the coding sequence ATGAAGCGCGTCGCCACCGCGGCCGTCCTGATTCCTATTGTTTTGCTTCTTGTGCTTCGCGCCCCGCTCCCGTTGCTGGCTGCGGTGGTGGCGGTGGTGGCGATGCTCGCGCTTCGCGAGTTCGTAGGGCTGGTACGCCACTACAATGTGGAGCCGTCTCGCGTGCCTCTGTACGTTCTGACGCTGGTGGGATTCGCGGCCCTGGCGGCCCAGACCGGCAGCAATTACCTGATTGCGACCTCGCAGATGCTGTTTGGAATCACCCTGGCGGTGGTGGCGGTAGCGTTCTTCTTTCTTGCGCTGGCAATGCGGCGCGATCCGCTGTCGACCGGATTTCCGGCTGCGGCTGCCTCGGCATTTGGATTCGTTTATGTCACCGTCCCCCTGGCCATGCTGGTGCAACTGCGGCAGCAGGGTTCGGGCGCGTTCCTGATTCTCTACGTCTTGATCGTGGTCTGGATCGGCGACACGGTAGCCTACTACACCGGGCGCGCGCTGGGACGGCACAAACTGGCGCCGCGGATCAGCCCGGGCAAGACGTGGGAAGGAACGCTGGGATCGTTGGTGGGCGCGATCGTGTGCGGGACACTTGTGTTTGCCTACTCGCGCCAGATCAGCAGCGGGTTGATTTCCGTTGGGCTGCTCACGCCCGGGCAGGCGTACCTGCCACCGCAAATACCGCCGTTATGGCAGTTCGGTGCGCTGTCGGCGGGGATCAATGTGGCGGCGCAGATCGGAGACTTGGCGGAGTCGCTGATCAAGCGCGGCGCCGGGGTGAAAGATTCAGGCAGCATTTTGCCGGGTCACGGCGGCATCCTTGACCGCATCGATGCGCTGCTCTTTGCCGCCCCGGTGATTTGGTACTATGCCGCTTTCAGGGTCTTGAGTTAA